From Carassius auratus strain Wakin unplaced genomic scaffold, ASM336829v1 scaf_tig00217697, whole genome shotgun sequence, one genomic window encodes:
- the LOC113102212 gene encoding group 3 secretory phospholipase A2-like: MQSYHLLQAVLYLSTLFHSCYSADNSEKGSTFCIWTRSTSGGQIQHAFLRRTQTSLLLYDSIWNKNNSLFSCMTSDEHSVIDSYLSRCWEDSSFSKTLDERFDIRELIDPHGPCEAAGFTEEFTASVRRARDLRSVGSDGFEHQDSGESSRQMLHRSKRAWMIPGTLWCGSGNKAMAFGDLGVFEDTDKCCREHDHCKDTIASFSYDHGVFNTNIFTLSHCDCDNRFRRCLLGVNNTMSNLVGYGYFNVLKMRCFEFSQQMQCAKRTWWGMCAIYELAQYAVVKDAANYTDTLPDQDMEMLETSFHQAITLGQNQVTKNTDQSLNIQDPRSKSLEPSPVSTSPEPSVTTPRSWTDAPNITTDRPQKGKFEMCELYRDLDSCHLQIPALQEKFGLRNPGMRTLYHCNCTARLVRKILSKELDETDPVHSLLMDFVSQSCFTLPQSENCVNGKSCSSHPSETQLIQNWRKDMKGGGHLVDIKRKLKRMNPKRSKRKDSPVRLYKKCIRMHTKLQKPRLPKRKQ, from the exons ATGCAAAGCTATCACCTTTTACAGGCTGTTTTATACCTTTCAACGCTGTTTCATTCTTGTTACAGTGCTGACAATTCTGAGAAAGGCAGCACCTTCTGTATTTGGACTAGATCCACTTCAGGTGGGCAAATACAGCATGCATTTCTCAGAAGGACTCAGACGTCTCTTCTCTTGTATGACAGCATCTGGAACAAAAACAACAGCCTTTTTAGCTGCATGACAAGTGATGAGCACTCTGTGATTGACAGTTACCTGTCCAGGTGCTGGGAAGACAGCTCTTTCTCAAAGACGCTTGATGAACGCTTTGACATCAGGGAGCTGATTGATCCTCACGGTCCCTGTGAGGCTGCAGGCTTTACAGAGGAATTTACAGCATCTGTACGGAGGGCCAGAGACCTGAGGAGTGTTGGATCTGATGGATTTGAGCACCAGGACAGTGGAGAAAGCTCCAGACAGATGCTGCACCGCTCAAAGCGAGCATGGATGATTCCAGGGACTCTGTGGTGTGGCTCAGGAAATAAGGCGATGGCCTTTGGTGACCTGG GTGTCTTTGAAGATACAGATAAATGCTGCAGAGAACACGACCACTGTAAAGACACCATTGCTTCCTTTTCATACGACCATGGTGTCTTTAACACCAACATCTTCACTTTATCACACTGCGACTGTGACAACAG GTTCCGCCGCTGTCTCCTGGGTGTTAATAATACCATGTCCAACCTCGTGGGCTACGGATACTTCAATGTGCTAAAGATGCGCTGCTTTGAGTTCTCTCAGCAGATGCAGTGTGCCAAGAGAACGTGGTGGGGCAT GTGTGCAATTTATGAACTTGCTCAATACGCTGTGGTGAAAGATGCAGCAAACTACACCGACACACTCCCAGACCAAGACATGGAGATGCTGGAAACCAGTTTTCACCAAGCAATCACTCTGGGACAAAACCAGGTCACCAAAAACACAGACCAATCACTAAATATACAAGATCCCAGGAGCAAGAGTTTAGAACCGAGTCCAGTTTCGACATCACCAGAACCATCTGTTACAACACCGCGGTCCTGGACAGATGCACCAAATATAACAACAGACAGACCACAAAAAG GCAAGTTTGAGATGTGTGAGCTTTACAGAGACCTGGATTCATGCCATCTACAGATCCCTGCTTTACAGGAGAAATTTGGTCTACGAAACCCTGGCATGAGAACCCTTTACCACTGCAACTGTACTGCCAG GCTCGTCCGAAAGATCTTGTCCAAAGAATTGGATGAAACGGACCCTGTGCATTCACTGTTGATGGATTTCGTTTCACAATCCTGCTTCACCCTGCCACAGTCTGAAAACTGTGTCAATGGAAAAAG TTGCTCAAGTCATCCATCAGAAACACAGCTCATCCAAAACTGGAGGAAAGACATGAAAggaggaggacatctagtggacatCAAGCGCAAACTCAAGAGGATGAACCCCAAGCGCTCCAAGAGAAAAGACTCTCCAGTCAGACTATATAAGAAATGCATCAGGATGCACACTAAACTGCAGAAACCTAGACTTCCTAAACGGAAACAATAA
- the LOC113102209 gene encoding tetratricopeptide repeat protein 28-like, whose protein sequence is MEKQGTRREKFGLFGARALGRAVHAATDGPGLSKAEFMEKVRQSNEACQLGDFQTAVKLYGEALRADPQNCILYSNRSAARLKLGQYQTALDDAVKARLLNPKWPKVSVWAGLRIFYSWLQVKTSLVPCSSSSCALYSIFLRSEKQIIAVFRLFFCSFSIHCRCNKRRA, encoded by the exons ATGGAGAAACAAGGGACAAGACGCGAAAAG TTTGGTCTGTTTGGAGCGCGAGCGCTGGGCAGGGCTGTGCACGCCGCCACCGACGGCCCGGGCCTCAGCAAGGCCGAGTTCATGGAGAAGGTGCGGCAAAGCAACGAGGCCTGCCAGCTGGGAGACTTCCAGACGGCCGTGAAGCTTTACGGAGAAGCCCTGCGCGCCGACCCGCAGAACTGCATCCTTTACAGCAACCGCTCGGCCGCCCGCCTCAAACTGGGCCAGTACCAGACCGCCCTGGACGATGCAGTCAAAGCCCGCCTCCTTAACCCCAAGTGGCCGAAGGTGagtgtgtgggcggggcttcgcATCTTTTATTCCTGGTTACAGGTGAAGACGTCTCTTGTTCCCTGTTCGTCGTCTTCATGTGCTCTATACAGTATTTTCCTCCGCTCAGAGAAGCAGATCATCGCTGTCTTCCgtctgtttttttgttcttttagcaTTCATTGCAGGTGCAACAAGCGGAGAGCTTGA